A region of the Bacillota bacterium genome:
TAGTTGGCTTCAAAAGCGCACCAACAAAGAAGCCAAAGACAAAAGCCACGACAACCAGGGCAACTGTCCACATAAAATCTACTTGTTTAGGCATGCTCAATCCTGCAACCTCTCCATCTGCAGGTTCTGATTTAGCAGCTGACTTACCGGATGATTTTTTTAACGTCTTGCCATCTTTCTCAGGAGCCTCGCTCTTACCGGGAGCAACGTTGTTTTTGTCCTTGGAAATTTCGTCTCCCAACGAGTTTACCCCCTTTCAAGGTCATTAGTGGATACTTTCTACTACCGATTTACAATGATAACGCTTTGTCAACCACCTATCAACTGTTTTGTGAAACACGTTTCCGATGTCTAAAACGTGCTCAGATTTAAGTGCGCCAAAGTCAAGCTACTTAAGTGCCAATTACTAGTGCTATTGACAGTATTTCTTATCAACAGCAAGGTATGCTATCTCCCTGCTATGGGTGCACTGCTTGCTGTCTGCTTGACCTTCTTCCTTATGGGCTCAGCTTTCTTTAAAATCTCAACCTCATCTAGGAGAGTATATTTATAATCCTGATAGAGAATCTTGCCCGCCACCATGGTGAGAATTATATTTTCCTGGTTAGCGGTATAGACAAGTGCCGAATAGGGATCACGAATCGGGATCTGGTGGCTATGCGACATATCCACCACAATAACATCTGCTTCTTTGCCCGGCTCAAGCGAGCCCACTTTATCTTGTAGGTTAATTGCCTTGGCACCACCCAGCGTCGCCATGTAAACAAAGTCCTGTGCGGTAAACCCAGCCGATTTTGTTATCCCCCGCTGCATGAGAAGACCTGTTCGCATCTCAGCAAATGGGTCCATGGTGTTATTGCTCGCCGGGCTATCAGTTCCTATCCCAACCTTTAATCCTCTTTCCAAAAAGCTTGATAGCGGCGCTATTCCCATGCCCAGTTTTGCGTTACAGCGGGGGCAGTGGGCAACCGCCACGTCGTACCTCTGAAGAATATCAATATCTGGCTCATCGACCTGAACGCAGTGAACCGCAAGGGTGTTTCCACCCTCAAAAACTCCCCACTCCTCGAGATACTTCACCGGACTCACACCGGTTGGCTGCCAAAGGATATTACCCCATCCAGCAACCTCCCAGTATTCATTGGCAAGCTGGCCCGAACCGTATTTCACAAAGTCATACTCTGCTTTTGAGCCCGCAAGGTGCGTGCAAATCTGCAGGTTCTGCGCTCTTGCCCACCTAGTAGATTCCTTATAAAGAGGGGCCGATACCGTATATGGCGAGTGAGGAGCAAACCCGATAATAAGATTGCTGCCCGAAGCCGAATCAATCCAGTGCGCTATATCCTTTTCTGCCTTCGACATTATCTGAGATACTTTAGTATGGTCCATACCGGTAACTTCGTAGTAGATAATCCCCCGCAAACCTGCATCACGGGCAGCTATAAGACTGGCTCCGCTCTTTGTGATATCTGCAATAGTCGTAATGCCTGACTGTATAGCTTCAAGAGCTCCAAGGTAGGCAGAATGAACCCAGTCACCTTTGCCAAGAGCTTCACTTTTTATGGTAAGCTGTATCTTCCAATCAGCATAACCGAGGTCATCACAAACCCCTCTAAACACGCTGTACTCAAGATGGGTGTGAAGGTCCACAAATCCTGGAAGAATTACAGCTTTGCCAAAATCCCTTACTTCTTCTTCTGGATACCTGGCAGCAAGCGACTTTAACTTTCCAACATCCTTAATCTTTGAGCCCTCTATTAAAATAGCCCCATCCTGAATCGGATTATGACTTATCGGCAATACCCATTTTGCAGATAATAGCATGCGTCACCTCTAACACTACGATTAAAGCTTTGCTCGATTTTCGAGCAATAATCTCCTGAAACTGCTTTATAGCTATCAGCACTCAGCAATCAGATTTTTATTTCTTTGTGTTTAGGCTGACAGCTGATAGCTGAAGGCCGATAGCTTTAATGGTATCTATCAACAACAAACTCGGC
Encoded here:
- a CDS encoding amidohydrolase family protein — protein: MLLSAKWVLPISHNPIQDGAILIEGSKIKDVGKLKSLAARYPEEEVRDFGKAVILPGFVDLHTHLEYSVFRGVCDDLGYADWKIQLTIKSEALGKGDWVHSAYLGALEAIQSGITTIADITKSGASLIAARDAGLRGIIYYEVTGMDHTKVSQIMSKAEKDIAHWIDSASGSNLIIGFAPHSPYTVSAPLYKESTRWARAQNLQICTHLAGSKAEYDFVKYGSGQLANEYWEVAGWGNILWQPTGVSPVKYLEEWGVFEGGNTLAVHCVQVDEPDIDILQRYDVAVAHCPRCNAKLGMGIAPLSSFLERGLKVGIGTDSPASNNTMDPFAEMRTGLLMQRGITKSAGFTAQDFVYMATLGGAKAINLQDKVGSLEPGKEADVIVVDMSHSHQIPIRDPYSALVYTANQENIILTMVAGKILYQDYKYTLLDEVEILKKAEPIRKKVKQTASSAPIAGR